The genomic segment agtcccagctactccggaggctgaggcgggagaagggcgtgaacccgggaggcggagcttgcagtgagatcgcgccactgcactccagcctgggccacagagcaagactccatctcaaaaaaaaaaaaaaaaaaaaaaaaaaaaaaggaagaaagaaagaaagaaaaccttaagGCAAAGGAAACATATTTACTACGCATCACATGAAAGTcaatcatcataaaggtcttcatcctcatcatcttgaTATTGAGCGTGCTGAGGAGGGAGTGGAGGGCAGCTTGCTGCCTCAGGGGGGCAGAGAGGTggaaggaggtggaaggggaggcaggagagccaGGCACACTTGGTGTAACTTTTGTTAGAAAAAACCCACATGTATGTGGACCTGTGTAATTGTGGCTGTTTCATGTACTAcatggaatgaatgaaaaaatcacTTGTTCAATGCATGACCAAaaggatatttaattttctgcattagaaaataaaaagtgctaaAAATTTGgcacttttctgtttcttctcaagATTGTAAGGGGCTGCTTGTAATCATTAAGGTAAATGGCTTGGGAAAACTGTTCCAAATAAATGGCAGATGTGCCTGCCATCtttgatttcaaaatacattttcctttagtctctgggaattgtgggaattgcaggtttactttttcttctcttttttttaaagtaaaggcaAGACCTTGTTTTCCTGAAGCAAATTGTAAAATGTTTGGCGTTCCCTAGACTTAAGTTAATTTTGGGGGAAAGAAAACAGCGCAGCCTTTGTGTTTCACATATGGGTTCAGCATTTCCTCAAGTTCTTCCCCTGTAAGACAGACACACCCCTCCAATCTGAGGGCCCAGAAAGTGCCAGAAAGGAATGCCACCCGCGTTGGTTTGGCTAAAAACTGTGACTTTTATCTGAGACCTACTTAGATTTTAGTGCATTCTGTTCCCCATCAAAATGTATAAGTAGCCAGTTCATTTCTGTTCTCACTCAGAGATAgcacaaaaataaagatgtatgtaAAGCGTGCTGCCGTGAGTGGGTACATATATTGCTAAGTGCTGCCATTGAAAAAATTCATTGTGGTAAAGGACCTTGTTTTCAACAATGAAGACAGCATCTCTTTTCCTGGATCGAGACCCGTAGGCATAGTGAAGGAACTTGGAGTTGTGTGGCTGGTGGCATCGCTCCAGTCCCTTGGAGGCACCAGCTGCCGCAGACCCGCGTGGGCTCCTGGCACACAGTGAGTCACCCGGACCCAGCCAGTCATTCAAAAACAAACTTGAGAAGGATCACTGGGTGCAGCCTCTCTCCACGTGGCAGATGGGCTGTCCCACAGGCTGCCGGGCCCCATGTGTGGACGCCAGACTGGCTTCTCCTGAAAGAATTGTCCCCGTGATGTCCAACAGGCTGCCGGGCCCCGTGTGTGGACGCTGGACTGGCTTCTCCTAGAAGAATTGTCCCGGTGATGGCCTATCAGTTCACCATGGCTGCCACAGGTCTCATTCTGGCAATGtgccttttatttcaaaatgatttttccttttcctccacaccCGCCTTTCTATTTTCCAAACGAAGTGCCTCTGCCTACCAAggctttattataatttaagtaaaTCTAAAATGCCAATGTTTAAAATTTCtcatatttctataatattttattttttacttctaaaaGAACTTTCATATCAATTTTTTCagctattcaacaaatacttatttgaaatatgttaaatattcagCAAAGGCCTACTTTGTGCTGGAAGAattctcatttgattttttttttttttttttttttaagagttttttaagAGTTTATTAAGCAGGGGAGTGGACGGGAGATGTGGCACAAATAGAGGTATGTAACATTCAAACAACAGAATCTAGGATTTCTGAAAAACTTTCAGTTACGGTTACACAAAGGGTCACTTCCTCCCCCAACGACACATGGGCCTCTCAGAGGAGAGGAGGCAGTAAGTCCCATGGTAGGACCAGTGGTTGCTCCTGGGTTTTGGAATCATTTCTGCGGAGCTTTCAAGGTCAGACCTTGGGCTTAGGGTCGAGACTTCATAGCGGTGACAGCTAGACCCAGCAAGAGGGCTGTGACCGTGAAACCCTGGGCGGCGATCCGGGTGCGCATCATGAGCTGAGAGCGCCGGCTGTCGCCCCGGTAGAAGGAGTAGAGGCCGTAGGTGAGGGCGGCCACTGTGGCCAGGCAACCTATGGGTACCACCGGGTTCTCGCGGGTCTTGCGAAGGAACTTTTCCTTGAAAGTCTCTGGATCCCTGTAAACAGTGGGGCTAAGCCCTTCAATGACTGGAGGCTTCGATGGTTCAAAGGGAACCTCCGGAATCACAGGGCCGGGAGTTGCCATGTCCGGGCCACAGCAGCACGAGAAATTAGGGACAccgagctctgcctcccggtaAAGGTCACGAAAGGCTCATTTGATTGTTAAAGACGGTGCCGAGAGGTGACTGGCCTGTTGTCGTTACCGTATTTCACAGATGTTACCgtatttcacagatgagatggCTCGGGGTCAGCTCACAGGAGTGAGCTGCTTCTCCAGGCACATGTGTGGAGTGGGCGGCTGGGCGGAGCTGGACCTGGACCTGACCACCTGTTTAAGGCCTCAGCTCTTTCCACTCCACTCCGCTGCCTGTCACTTATCCTTTCCGTGTTTAGCCACATGTGCTCATTCATGTGTGTACACACgtcacacacagacactcaccACACACTCATAtccatacaccacacacacacaccccgtgcacatagacacacactacacatacacacacagatgctcACACACCCCCCATACACACCATGCACATAGACACACActacatatacagacacacacacaggtacacacacacaccccacacacatatgcactcaCACATACCATGCTACGTACTCACAAACACAGCCTCACATCACAAACACCTCATATCACACACTAAGCACAATtatacctcacacacacaccacacacatccatacgccacacacacaccatgcatatacataccacacatacagacacacacacagatacacacaccccacacacacaccatgcacataGACACaccacacatagacacacacacagatgcacacacacaccatgctaCATACAAACACAgcctcacatcacacacacaccacacactcgcatgcaccccacacacaccatgcacatagacacaccacacatacagacacacacagatacacacaccccacacacacaccatgcacatagacacaccacacatacagacacacacagagtgtGCATGCTGCATGCTCACAAACACAgcctcacatcacacacacctCACATCACACACGAAgcacaattacacacacacacttgtatgAATACCTCACACACATGTGTCTTGGGGCCAAGCACTATGCAGGCGGACCAGCAGCAGCACGGGCATGCCAGGAGAGGTGATGGGAGCCTGTGCCTGGGAGGACAGCGGCGGTTCCCGGTTACACTCAGAGAAGCCGAGGCCCACGGAGGTTTGCGAGTTGTCCATCATGGTAAAGACTGAGGGTCATTCTCAGGTTTTCTGAATCCACTGTTGAGTTCCACAGGCCCTGCCGGAGTGCCCACTGCAGACTGTCCCAGAAGTGCAAGCAGGATGTCCACAGGCCTTGGATCCCGGGGAACGTACACGTGTGTAGAACAAGAATCGGTGACAGATACTTAGGAGTAGGACAGGACTGGCCCACCTGAGGCTGCGTCTGGGGATAAAGCTGCCCCTGGTTCGCACGGACTCACTCAGACAGAACAACTTGGGCTCCTCATTTCAATTCTGTCACTTTCTTCGCCGAGCTCTTGGTAGAGGGCGAGTTGTCCTAGCCATTCAGTCCTTGTACCTGAGAAGCAGGAGAGAAAATGTCCCAGCACCCAGGGGACACATGACATGGGCAGTGCCCACCTTGTGCCCCACTGTATCCTTGGCACATAGTGTGTGCTCAGCAGAACCAACAGATGTTTCCTGAATGAacgcatgaatgaatgaatggaggagCCCAGCAGGTGAAGTGTAATTCAGGTGTCAGAGAGGACAGTGTGGCGGAAGTGCCCGGGACGGGGAAGGAGGCACCAGCACAGACCACAGGGTCACAGGCCAGCTGTCTGCTTACTAACCGTCTCCCTCCCCACAAGTGCCAAGATTGCTACATCCCAGGGTGAGATGTGGCTGTGTCCTCGTGACCCGGCTTTGCTAGGAATTATCTCACCCCTCAGAGACACAGACCTTGGCCATGAGGGCACCTGGAGGAAACTAGGTTCTGGGCAAAACCCCGAAAACGGCAGCCCTTACTGGTGTTGGCCACACccgcatctgtaaaatgcagtttcaccctcatctgtaaaatgcagttTCACCTACATTCTGTTCATGATGTTTTAGGCAGATTAATGACCCCTGCAGATGTGTACATCCGAATCCTCGGAACTTGTGGGTGTTTTAGGTTGTAGGGCAAAGGGGAAGTCAGGAGCTCCTCAATAACCTCAAGACAGAGTCTCCTGGATCATCTtggtgggcccagtgtaatcacaaggtcCTCAAGGTGGAAGAAAGGATCAGATGAGGGAACCAGAGTGCCGGCAGCCCAGTGCGCAAGACTTGCCACCATTGCTGGCTTTCAAGACAGAGAAGGCGGCCGGCCGTGAGCCGAGGCACACAGGTAGCCTGCAGAAACCAGGAAAGGCAGGGAAGCAGACTATCCGCTGAGCCTCCAGGAAGGAGCGTGGCCCTGCCGACACCTTAGCTCAGTGGGCCCTGTGTTGGAATTCTGACCTACAGAACGATGATACCATAACCGTGTGTGGTTTTCAGCCACTCGGTCTGCGGCAACctgttacagcagccccaggaagcGAGTTCATGGGTCTAGTGGTCAGAACACAGCACGCAAGGTCTGGGTAGCCCCAGCCTACAACAGGGAAGCTCACGGGCCTGAGAGAACCTGCTGGACGTTTATCAACAAAAAGCCTGTGGTGGGAGGTGCCGAGGAACATGGTCCTCGAGGTCTGCCAGGACTGAAGCTGGGTGCCACAGCCTGGTGCTGAGATTCCGATGTTAAGAACAGCCCAGTGTGTGCTGCGGTGTAGGCACACGCAGGTGTTTCCACGGTGCACTCTGCCcagtttctgttctgttctaagGAGAAAAGCATCCAGACGGAGAGTTCCCGGATAGAGTTTTGGCCCAAAAGCAACATTTTACTGAGTCAAcacaggaaaattattttaaaaggctctTGGGAGAAGAAAGATGGCTTTGTATTTGGTGCTGAACCCAAGTGGGCCACATGCCCTTGTCCTGCAGAGCTCATGTTCTCCGCGTTAACATAAAGGAGTTGCGGAGCTCCTCGGCTCCGGAACACGGGGAGGTGTGGAACCTTCCGTGCGGTGCGGGTGGCCAGCTGTTCGCCACCTGAATCCGTTATCTGTGTGACGAGTCAGTAACTGGGGAAGTTTACGGAAACGGGGCTTTTGTGTGCTGTCAGATACATCCATCGGGGTGCAGAGACTGGCACAGGGGCCTTCCGGCAGGTGGGCTGCGATGCCGTTCCTGCCCAGCAGTGCCGAGCAAAGCCAGAGCAAGCCAGGCGAGTCAGAGACACATGAGCATCAGGAGGCTTGAGAAAGCTGGAAAGTGTGTTTTCCCTGAAATGAAGCTGTCCCACACCGAACTGAACCACTGTAACATGCTGAGCAAATTGAGGTCTCAGCGTAGTGACCACTGGTTGCCCAAGAGTTGACCAGGAGTGAGCATCGCACCTGCCCCCAGGACTCTCATCCACCCTCATTCTCAGTGCTCTGCCTGACGTGGGGTGCTAAGCACTGCATGCACCTTAACACAGTCCCCCTGACTACCACCTGCCACCCAGGCACTGCCACTGTTATCCCCACATTGCAGACGGGGACGCTGAGGCTCAGAGCCATGATTGGCTGTGAGCTCTTAAGTGCTGGTGCAGCCATAATCCTGGGGGTCTGGCTCCCACCCCTCACTCCTCTTCTCTGCTGATCCACCTCATGCGCCGAGCCCAAGTGCAGTGGAAGGGCCCCTGGACACCTGCATCAGCTCTCCCTGGGCCTCGAGGAGATGCTGGCTGAGTGGCCCTGGGCATTCAGAGCACATGTCCTCAAATTCCAGCATGCACAGGACAGCCTGTGGGTTAATACACATGGGGACATAGACCCCACAACCAGCCTTGGGACACCCTTTGTGCACCTAACTGCTGTCCTCTGCTGAGGAGAGGCTGTCACCCCAGAGGTCTCTCTCTTGAGTTAgttttgtaaaaggaaaacatattttccCTTCATCCGGAGCAGACTTACCAAACTCAGTGACTGAGCCAGGAGCAGCGAGCGACAGCATCTGGTAGCAGCGGGTTCATCAAACACCAGGAAGATGTGACAGAGACAGGCTTGACTTCTATGGGAATTCGGTTCCTGATGCTGTTGTAATATTGGTAATAAAGTtaaaccaaaaaataacagatgaaatGAAGTCAGAAAGACATGGTTAAAATAGTTACTGTGAGCACCAGCTTTTGAAATTAGGGTAGGTGGGAAGCCTCGGGGCCCCCAGAGTGGTCTGCCGAACACAGCTTTCCACGCGAAGCTAAGCTGAGTTTGCATGAACATCTTCAAGTGTTCGTGTTTCCCCCTGGTGCTTGTACCTCGGCACACTCACTCTTCATTTGCTCCATTTGAAATTACCGTGTCAGAACGTAGCTTCTTGTGGGAAGGCGCACAGTGGAACAGTGCCAGGGAGCAGCAGCGCCCAGCAGGCATGTGTGGAGTGAAGGAGCGCGGTCAGCTCCCCGCTACAAACGCTGTGTCACAAGGGGAGGGCAGGTGAGAACTCAGGCGGGAGAGGAGAGgctcttgggaggcagagatctgTGCTGTGTCCCCTGGGGAGGCAGGAACAGGGGACAGGCGGATATTGGAGAAGGAAGGAGCAGGGGACAGGCGGATAtcggagaaggaaggaaatggttcTTGGGGTGTTAAGCCGTTGTAGGGTGGGCCAAGGAGAGCAAGGGAAGCACCTTATCTGTGCAGGACATAGAAAACTCACTGAAGCCCCATGGGAGCCTGCAGCCAGAGAAAACTCAGCAATGTCgattctgtctttattttaaatttcaatgttTCTTCCTCAGGGATATTCTTTCACtcgttttgttttgtaaaaaaatattgcattaaaatagtATTCATCCTGATCCCTGAGCTGTTGCGTGCACCCTTGCGTTTTGCACTTGACGTGAGcgcctctcctgcctcaccctggcCCCCAGGCGAGTTTGGTGTCTGATGATAAGGTTCTTGGTCGTCGCTTTTCCTCCTTCAGAATTCCTGAGACTGAGGAGGAGTTAGAGGCATCCATCAGTAGTTCCTATTAGTGAAGAATTGTTTCTGCTCTGTTGGGTTTCTGGGTTTGCTGTTGTTGGCCAGGAAGAGATATATTGCATTTCAGAACTTTTACCTAATTTGTAAATGTACCAGTTTATAAATACTTAATTACAAATTGATGTTTTTGAACTGGATTCCCTCGCAGTGATGCCCTGAAGCTATATGCACTTTGAGTTTGTTGAattttacttctatttatttatttttgagacaggtccagctctgtcactcaggctagagtgacACTCAGCTGtgacgtgatcacagctcactgcagacgcaacctcctggtctcaagcgatccacccacctcagcctcccgagtagctgggaccacaggcgtgcacttCCACGCCTgtcttgaattttatttctttgtggaaCATGCCAGTGAATGTTGTTTAGTTGaactttgtcttttttctgtttgttttgtttttattcttagtgAAGAATTTGGCTGAACCCCATTTTGGTTCAACTCTGAGTTTAGGGTGCCTAGGCCGGGCTGCCCAGCCCTGAGTTTGTAGTGCCAGCCTTTAGAGGCTGTAAATTCCCAAAAGCTACATTTGAGCACCTGAGATGCCGTAGGCCACACGCTGACACATCAGCGCTCGGGAGcagaaaaaggtttatttgatTCAGCCAAAGTGTGAGGGCAGGAGAGACAAGCTCCCAAATCCGACCTGCGTTTGGACGTAACTGAGGCTTTTATGAGGAAGGCAGGGATGCGAGAGGGAGGAGCCCAGGATGAAAGCTGCTCGCCTTCCTGGGCCAGTCAAGCCAGACACCATCAGGGAGGTCTGCGTGATGGAAGGATCAttgttctttgaaagaaaaacaagttccGTAACCATTCAGATGGTCCCCGAGTTGGGATGTGAAGTTATGGAAGACTAGTAATGCCCTGTACCAAAATAACTGCGGGAAAGCAGGCATGGGGCGAGGAAGGAACGGCACAGAGAAAGGGAGGTCGGCCAAACAGGCACCCTATGGGGTTGtttttggtggggttttttttggtttttttttggtttttttttttttttggagacggagtctcactctgttgcccaggctggagtgcagtggcctgaactcagctcagtgcaacctccaactcccgggttcacgccattctcctgcctcagcctcccgagtagctgggactacaggcgcccgccacctcgcctggctatttttttgtatttttagtagagacggggtttcaccgtgttagccaggatggtctcgatctcctgacctcgtgagccaccgcgcccggcctgtggcttgtttttttaaaaagtcacatagGCTCTGCTACGTGAGGACGGGGGAGGTTGTCTCTTCTATGGGGGACACAGAGCAAACCACTCAAGCCAGTGCGGGGGTCTCCGAGTGGGATCCCTGTACCAGGCTGGTGGGTGCGGGCGGCGCACGGTGCCCTGCTGAGGAGGAGCGGAGGGACAGGCCATAGCTGTCAGGCGGCTCCACAGAATCACGGAACTGGTTTTGCCCCATGGTCTGCGGAGTTTGTTCTCCCGCTCAGTGTCGAAGATCGCCCAGTTCACTCAGCGGTAGAGACCTGGGCACCCTTTCACCAGATGGGAGTCCAGCAGAGCGTGAGGGGAAAAGAGCGTGCCTTCTCTTGAACTTGAATCTTTGCTGCCTTGCGCCGCCCTGGCCATTTGGTGGGACATCCAcgtggaggctgcagtaggctGTCTAAGCCCCAGGAGCGTCTGCAGGGTCATTTAATTACACACGACACCTGTCACCCAGGGGAGTCGGGGCTGTGGCCCCCTTTTCTATGACACATGACCTGCATGGGTGTCTGTTGAGGCTTTGGGATTCCTGCCTGAACCCTCCTGGTGGCTATGGGACCTCAGACtgcctggggcaggaggaggacTGGCAGGTACTGGATTCCCCCACGTCCCCCAGCACTGGCTTGGCGGGGCGGCCTGTTTGTAGAATTCAGACCTTACAGTGAAGCGCACACTGCCCCAGGCGCCTCCAGGGTGCTGATTCGCCGCCAGGAGACTTGTTTGGAGTTTTGATGTTGTTGCTTTGGGGTCCATCTCCCCTGCCAGGGCAGGGCTCTCATTGCTGAGACTGCCTATGTCAGTGAAGCTGAGGAGCTCCTTAACTCCGGTGATGGGAGAAGCCGGCTGAATGCAACCCGGGGCCCCCCTCCCTCTTCCCGTTAACTAGGCAGGATTCCAAATTTGTGACCCTGATGAATTTTGCAAGGGTTATATTTTTAAGAAGCTTAAAATGAAGTCTATAATAACACAGAAGTCTTACACTTAACTCTCTTCTTGGAAAATGTCTTATTGTGCTCGCTGGGTAACACACTCTCAGTTTAATCCCTGTAGACGTCCCTGGAGGGTGTGACATAGATGAGGAACCAGCCCAGGGTGAGGTTGGGTGGCGTGGCTGTGCTGGCACGTGGAGGGTAAAGGAAGGGCTGAAGGTCTCCCTCCCCATCCTCACCCCCAAGGACGGCAGTctcctggtgatctgcctgccccaaaAGAGTGCCAGCCAGAGGAGCCCAGCTCTGACCTCGGTGACAGGGAAGGATCTGCGGGCTGTGGAGCCGGACTGCCCTTCTTGGAAGGCTGTCCCCCCGAGAGGGGCCCAAGGACCCGCTGCCCGCACTCCGGAGCTGCAGCACTGGCACCTGGAGCCCAGAGCGTGTCATGTCTCCATATGTAGAGAGTCTGTAATTTCAAAGAGAAAACCTAGCACAAAATGGAAAAGTGTGGTGGAAAGTCGGAGAGTTGAGTTCAAAGGAGCAGAGAACCTCTGAAAGGgtagggtgggggcaggggccagGGGCCAGGGCAGTCACCACAGCACTGGCCTCAGGGGCCTCTCCCTGAGGGGGCTGGCCTTTCCTCATGCCACTGAGGAGTCCTCATTCACAAAGACGTGTACTTTGTGAATTCTTTTCCGAAAAAATTACGTTTCCAACTTACTGGAACTTGCAACAGcacagatgaacctggagaacgttatcagtgaaataagccagccacagaaagacaaataccgcgTGATCTCACGTACACGTGGAacctaaaaaagtcaaactcatagaagcagagagtagaatgggggTTACCAGAGGGTGGAGGGGACAGGGGGGGAttttggtcaaaggatacaaagtttccCTTAGACAGGAGGAGTCGTTTTAGGATCTGTTGTACAGCACCTTGACCATAGTCAATAGCAATGTGTATTTCAAACTTGCTAActgagtagattttaaatgttctcatcagaaaaaaagatgagtaTGTGAGACATATATGGTTTGATTTAACCACACCACAGtgcatacatgtatcaaaacatgaCATTGTGTCCTGTAACTATATACAACTATTATTtggcaattaaaatttaaattttttaaacatctcCAAAGCTACGGAAGGAGGAAGGCCTCTACAAGGCCAGCTCAAATTACCACTGTCACCACCTTCTGTCAAGTGTCATATTGTCCTGTGGCCTAGTTGGCCCATCCCAGAGGGATATCAGGCAGGTTCCAGGCAGGTAGCACCTGCCTAGGACACATGTGGCTCTGATGACACTCCAGATGCCTGCCTCACCTGTGGAGGGTCCATGACTATGGGAGAAGGTCCCCCAGTGTGGGTGGGAAGAAGCCACATTGTGAGGTGGGTTGGCAGCTCCCTGATGACTCATGAGCACCACGTTTGTGCATGAATGGAGGCTTCTTTTCCGACTCTAGCTGCTTGGGCATTgctgcatgcatgcacacaggccATAATTAGACCATGGCAGTGTGCGGGAAAGAGGCCGATGCCACACTCATTTATAAGCTCTgaaacaaactatttttttttttgagacagggtatcgctCTTttgttcaggctgcagtgcagtggtgctattgtggttcactgcagcctcaacctcctgggctgaagcaatcctcctgcctcagcctcccaagtagctgagaccacaggggtacaccaccacacctggctaattttgtttttgttttttggagagctcaggctagtcttgaactcctgggctcaagcagtcttcctaccttggcctcccaaagtgctgggattacaggtgtgaaccaccaccccTAGCCCTGAAACAAGCTATTTTCACATATTGTCCtggttcattttgtgttgctctaaaggaatatttgaggctgggtagtttacaaagaagaggtttggctcacggttctgcaggttgtacaggaagcatggcaccagcatctgcctcTGGTGAGAGCCTCAAGCTGCTTCCACAcataggggaagggagaggggaacaGAATCAAAAGGGTGAGGAGGGGGGTGCCAGGCTCTCTTTAACAACCCGCTGTCACAGGAACTAATAGAGCCAGAACTCCTCACATCCCCTACACCCCCAGGGCAGTCATCTCTCCATGCGGGATCCAGCCCCATGACCCAACACCTCCcatgaggccccacctccaacgctGGGGATCGGTCTTCAGCAGAGgtctggaggggacaaacatccgcACTACAGCACATGTCCAGAATGTCCCAGTGTGTTATTACACAGGACTGCAGAGTGAAGGAATAAACTGATATCTAAAGAAATACTTCCGGAGAGATGTCTTCGTGCTGGTACCTGTCTGGCACACTTTGGGAAAGCAAGTACTCCTGCTAGGAAAGCATAAGGGTCGTAACACATGACTAAAACCAAAATCAGCTCGTTCAGTGGCATTGGGTTGCTATTCTCCTCATCAGAAATCCAAAaacgttaagacagttcttgttcGTATTGACAATAGGAAAGGTGTTCAATCCCAAATCACTGGGCAGAATGCAGGGAAGGGGCCGTCACTCTCTCAGCAGGTGGTAGGAAAAGCCCAAGGTTGCCGTTCATTAGGGGTTAAACATCGGACTGGAGGTGCCACGTTGGCACAGGCCTTCCCTCCGTGGGCCTGTGTCGTAGTCACATGGACAGTCTTGTCCTGGGTGGACCCCAGGCCCCGGGTGGGTTGGGCTGTGTGGCCGTGATTCGTGCTAAGGTGGGGATGCCCTGGCTGATTCAGCCCCTCGGGAGGGAGCCCTGCTCACTGTTGTATGTTTGTGTGGTCACATAAGATACCTGGGATATAACCAGTTGTAACCTACACaattttcccaaagaaaaaaaaaatttttttttcctaagtaaagATGGGAGAGAACCACTGTGATTCAGCAATGCCCGTTTCTCAGTACTCCCTGCCTCCCAGATACTCTAAAATTGGGCGACATGAGCCAGTTGAGTTTTGGGCCTTCCTTAGAACTGCTGTTCTGACTTCCAGCTGTGAGTCTTTGGGCGTTGACTCAACCCCCTGTATCCTCAGTGTCTTCATCCTGATAACGGGAATGGCACACCTCTCAGGGACTGACTGGTGACAATGACTCTGCGATGGCCTTTGTGGAATCCGCATGTGTGGCCTCCAGAGGAGGTGACCATCGGCATGGCCCTTCTCACCGTATTTTACCCAAGGAGGAAAACTCAGTTTGTAGTTAGTTCTGAGTTTCAGCCTTGTTGTCCATTCTCGGAATATTACTGGATGAAGTCAGTTTCGCCAGGGTACTGCTGCTGTCGATGCTTGACAGGGAAAATTGATGCTGGCTTCCAAGCCGGGATTCACAAAGGTGTCTTAGTTCACTGCACACTGTGCTCAGGGAAATCGTGTCTCCCTAGTACACTTTGATCCACATGTTAAAGTCCCCTCTATTCCCAGGGCTGGGTCTTCCAAGACAGGGCAGTGTTTGTTTGCTTAAGGCACTTCACTGATCATACTCTGTAGCCCGTTACAACTTAGGGATATTTGCAGTAAATATGTTACAGAGATCTACTGTTATAATATTTTTTGGAGATATTTCTGGAGttttttt from the Chlorocebus sabaeus isolate Y175 chromosome 26, mChlSab1.0.hap1, whole genome shotgun sequence genome contains:
- the LOC140710415 gene encoding HIG1 domain family member 2A, mitochondrial is translated as MATPGPVIPEVPFEPSKPPVIEGLSPTVYRDPETFKEKFLRKTRENPVVPIGCLATVAALTYGLYSFYRGDSRRSQLMMRTRIAAQGFTVTALLLGLAVTAMKSRP